A window of the Ipomoea triloba cultivar NCNSP0323 chromosome 14, ASM357664v1 genome harbors these coding sequences:
- the LOC116005014 gene encoding CRIB domain-containing protein RIC6-like has translation MSTNMKGLLKGLRYISQIFEEEKEEEIQIGLPTDVKHVAHIGWDGGQSVDNPSWMKDFKGSAAVQSDDTKDNLEVLCASEDSNRRGTRSDDKDPDLPKSSKRQSDNPDSPKSKNKNSRRNRPKETSADSAAAAGDVPDIPKKSRRKKSKDNVSGDGSTRSAKSSKRKDSGQDSEASVKSAYSDFGGDGSTRSNKREGGAASESSAADAPGAW, from the exons ATGAGCACAAATATGAAGGGCCTTTTGAAGGGTCTTAGGTACATTTCTCAGATATTTG aggaagagaaagaagaagagattCAAATTGGTCTACCTACAGATGTAAAGCATGTTGCTCATATTGGATGGGATGGTGGTCAATCTGTCGATAACCCAAGCTGG ATGAAAGATTTCAAAGGGTCAGCAGCGGTTCAGTCTGATGACACCAAAGACAACTTAGAGGTCCTGTGTGCTTCCGAAG ATTCAAACCGAAGAGGCACTAGAAGTGATGACAAAGATCCGGACTTACCAAAGTCATCAAAGCGCCAATCTGACAATCCTGACTCACCCAAGTCCAAGAACAAGAATTCCAGGCGAAACCGTCCCAAGGAAACCTCCGCCGATTCCGCTGCCGCCGCCGGCGACGTCCCGGACATTCCCAAGAAGTCGCGGCGGAAGAAGTCCAAGGATAACGTCAGCGGCGATGGCTCCACCCGATCGGCGAAATCATCCAAACGCAAGGACTCCGGCCAGGACTCCGAAGCCTCAGTGAAATCAGCGTACAGTGACTTCGGCGGCGACGGCTCCACCAGATCAAACAAACGCGAAGGCGGCGCCGCCTCGGAGTCCTCCGCCGCGGACGCGCCGGGGGCTTGGTAA
- the LOC116004160 gene encoding glycolipid transfer protein 1 — protein MEGTVFTPALEAMKHVKSEEGEMLTKPFLDACKLILPVIEKFGAAMALVKSDIGGNITRLENKYSTDPTKYKCLYSMVQEEVEAKTAKGSSSCTNGLLWLTRAMDFLTELFRNLLEHADWAMSQACSDSYSKTLKKFHGWLASSSFTVAMKLAPDRKKFMDVIGGTGDINTDIEKFCTNFSPFLEENHKFLASVGMDDLKAS, from the exons ATGGAAGGCACCGTATTCACCCCTGCTTTAGAAGCAATGAAACATGTCAAATCTGAGGAGGGAGAAATGCTTACCAAACCTTTCTTGGATGCTTGCAAACTGATCTTACCTGTTATAG AGAAGTTCGGTGCAGCCATGGCACTGGTGAAATCTGACATTGGTGGCAATATAACG AGGTTGGAGAACAAGTACTCCACAGACCCTACAAAGTATAAGTGCTTGTACAGCATGGTACAAGAAGAAGTTGAAGCAAAGACGGCAAAAGGCTCATCTAGTTGCACAAATGGGCTTCTTTGGTTGACCAG GGCAATGGATTTCTTAACGGAATTGTTCAGGAATTTATTAGAGCATGCAGACTGGGCTATGTCACAAGCTTGCTCAGATTCCTACAGCAAGACATTGAAAAAGTTTCATGGCTGGCTTGCTAGTTCAAGCTTTACG GTTGCAATGAAGCTTGCTCCCGATAGGAAGAAATTTATGGATGTCATTGGTGGGACTGGTGATATCAACACTGACATTGAAAAGTTCTGTACAAATTTTTCACCATTTCTCGAGGAGAACCATAAGTTCTTG GCCAGCGTTGGAATGGATGATCTTAAGGCTTCCTAA
- the LOC116003763 gene encoding 60S ribosomal protein L14-2-like has protein sequence MPFKRYVEIGRVALVNYGKDYGKLVVIVDVIDQNRALVDAPDMVRSQMNFKRLTLTDITIDIKRVPKKKTLVAAMEAADVKNKWENSSWGRKLIVQKRRACLNDFDRFKIMLAKIKRAGVVRQELAKLKKESTA, from the exons ATG CCGTTCAAGAGGTACGTGGAGATCGGGAGGGTTGCCCTTGTCAACTACGGAAAGGACTATGGCAAGCTTGTCGTCATTGTCGATGTTATTGATCAGAACAGA GCACTTGTTGATGCTCCAGACATGGTTAGGAGCCAGATGAACTTCAAGAGGCTTACACTCACAGACATCACAATTGACATTAAAAGAGTGCCAAAAAAGAAGACTTTGGTAGCTGCTATGGAGGCTGCTG ATGTGAAGAACAAGTGGGAGAACAGCTCATGGGGGAGGAAGTTGATTGTGCAAAAGAGGAGGGCTTGCCTCAATGACTTTGACAGGTTTAAGATTATGCTGGCAAAAATCAAG AGAGCTGGAGTTGTGAGACAGGAGCTTGCCAAGCTTAAGAAGGAAAGCACTGCCTGA
- the LOC116004250 gene encoding vacuolar protein sorting-associated protein 2 homolog 3 — protein sequence MNIFSKKPSPKEVLRDSKREMTHATRGIEKEISALQLEEKKLVAEIKRTAKSGNEAATKILARQLVRLRQQIANLQGSRAQMRGIATHTQAIHAQTSVAAGMKGATKAMTAMNKQMAPAKQAKVIQDFQKQSAQMDMITEMMSDAIDDALDDDEAEEETDELTNQVLDEIGVDVASQLSAAPKGKIAGKKVEESSSGMNELEKRLAALRNP from the exons ATGAATATCTTCTCCAAGAAGCCTTCGCCTAAAG AGGTGCTTCGAGACAGTAAACGAGAAATGACCCATGCTACCAGAG GCATAGAGAAGGAAATTTCTGCTTTGCAGTTGGAG GAAAAGAAGCTTGTTGCTGAGATAAAGAGAACTGCTAAATCTGGAAATGAG GCAGCAACTAAGATTCTAGCACGTCAGCTAGTCAGGCTAAGGCAGCAAATTGCTAACCTGCAAGGAAGTCGAGCTCAGATGAGAGGCATAGCAACTCATACTCAG GCAATACACGCCCAAACTTCGGTTGCTGCAGGCATGAAAGGTGCCACTAAAGCCATGACAGCTATGAACAAG CAAATGGCTCCAGCAAAACAGGCGAAGGTTATTCAAGATTTCCAGAAGCAATCAGCACAAATGGATATGATT ACGGAAATGATGTCAGATGCCATAGATGATGCtttggatgatgatgaagcTGAAGAGGAAACCGATGAGTTGACAAATCAG GTCCTTGATGAAATTGGTGTTGACGTTGCTTCACAG TTATCGGCAGCTCCAAAAGGAAAAATTGCTGGGAAAAAGGTCGAGGAGAGTAG CTCCGGAATGAATGAACTCGAGAAGAGATTGGCTGCCCTTAGAAATCCTTAA
- the LOC116004249 gene encoding casein kinase 1-like, translating to MDHVVGGKFKLGRKIGSGSFGELYLGSNLQSREEVAIKLEPVNTRHPQLHYESKIYTLLQGGTGIPNLKWFGVEGEYNVMVIDLLGPSLEDLFNYCNRKFSLKTVLMLADQLINRVEYMHARGLLHRDIKPDNFLMGLSRKANQVYIIDYGLAKKYRDLQTHKHIPYRENKNLTGTARYASVNTHLGVEQSRRDDLESLGYVLMYFLRGSLPWQGLKAGTKKQKYDRISEKKMLTPIEVLCKSYPSEFISYFHYCRSLRFEDKPDYSYLKRLFRDLFIREGYQFDFVFDWTILKNPQIGASSRGRNPSGNAGLNAGPSAERPGRMSCTVEALSRRNGPGRHGENSRQKSEDVPSSKDVQPDSERGRTSRNAISSKRAAISSSRPHAAEGIDGRPSRLVSSTGRSSTAQRLHPGTETKPRSGATKGTRDDPLRSFEFLNIRK from the exons ATGGATCATGTTGTCGGCGGCAAATTTAAGCTGGGGAGGAAGATCGGGAGTGGGTCTTTTGGTGAGCTATATTTAG GTTCCAATTTGCAAAGTCGCGAAGAAGTTGCCATCAAATTG GAGCCAGTCAATACCAGACATCCACAGCTTCACTATGAATCAAAAATTTATACGCTTCTCCAAGGAGGAA CGGGCATTCCCAATCTTAAATGGTTTGGTGTTGAGGGTGAATACAACGTTATGGTCATTGATCTCCTTGGTCCAAGTTTGGAAGATCTCTTCAACTACTGCAATAGGAAGTTCTCTCTAAAAACTGTATTAATGCTTGCAGATCAATTA attaATAGAGTTGAGTACATGCATGCCAGAGGACTTCTACACCGCGATATAAAGCCAGATAATTTCTTGATGGGCCTAAGTCGCAAAGCAAATCAG GTTTATATCATTGACTATGGCCTTGCCAAAAAGTATAGGGATCTTCAGACTCATAAGCATATTCCATACAG GGAAAACAAGAATCTGACAGGCACAGCTCGTTATGCTAGTGTCAACACGCACCTTGGTGTTG AACAAAGCAGAAGGGATGATTTGGAGTCTCTGGGTTATGTGCTTATGTACTTCCTCAGAGGAAG CCTTCCATGGCAGGGTCTAAAAGCTGGTACCAAAAAGCAGAAATATGATAGAATCAGTGAAAAGAAAATGCTTACTCCAATAGAG GTGCTGTGCAAGTCATATCCGTCAGAGTTCATATCATACTTCCACTATTGTCGATCGTTACGTTTTGAAGATAAACCAGACTATTCTTATCTTAAGCGGCTTTTCAGAGATTTGTTTATTCGTGAAG GTTATCAATTTGACTTTGTTTTCGATTGGACAATTTTGAAGAATCCTCAGATTGGTGCCAGTTCTAGAGGGCGA AATCCTAGTGGGAATGCAGGATTAAATGCTGGGCCATCTGCTGAAAGACCAGGAAGAATGTCAT GCACCGTTGAGGCACTTTCGAGGAGGAATGGTCCTGGCCGGCATGGTGAGAACTCGAGACAGAAATCAGAGGACGTACCTTCATCAAAAGATGTG CAACCGGATTCTGAAAGGGGTCGGACCTCGAGAAACGCCATCTCTTCAAAAAGAGCTGCGATTTCAAGCAGCAGACCCCACGCTGCTGAAGGAATCGATGGTCGCCCGAGCAGATTAGTGTCAAGCACTGGCCGCTCGTCTACTGCACAAAGACTTCATCCCGGGACTGAAACCAAGCCCCGGTCAGGGGCAACAAAGGGCACCCGCGATGACCCCCTTCGCAGCTTCGAGTTCCTCAATATCCGGAAGTGA